The genomic window GATTCCGTCATTTCCGTAAAATGGGGCGCTTGAAAGCGGATGTGAGCTGGCGGAATGGGCGCCTTGAACTGGATATGGAATTGGAAGCTTCGCCCGGAAAAAATCAGGTGGATGGAGCGGCGGCTCTGAAAGCCTGGGAGCGCGGGGAAAGTCTGGTTCCGCTGCTGGATGGTGGTTTTGCGGAACTGCCCCAGGATTGGTTCGCACGTTTTGGAAAAATGGTCCTGGATCTTCTTTTGGCCCAGGAAAACAAGGAGTCGCTCCCCAAAGCGGCCCTGCCCCAGGTCATACAACTCTTCGAAGAGCAAGGTAAAGCCAGTCCTCCCGACCTGGCCGCGTTCCGGCGACTCAGGCACTTTGATTTTCATAAGGCTGATGTTCGTTTGCCGCCGCATTTCAAAGCCGAACTCAGGGCCTATCAGAAGCAGGGCGTGGCCTGGCTTCAGCATCTGAAAGCTTTGGAACTCGGGGCTCTCCTGGCCGATGACATGGGTCTTGGGAAAACCGTTCAGGCGATTGCCACTCTTTCGCCGGAAGGCAATCTGATCATCGCGCCGACCAGCGTTCTGCCCAATTGGAAACGTGAGCTGGAACGCTTCCGCCCTGATCTGCGGGTTGTGATCTATCACGGTCCGCAAAGGCAATGGAATCCGTCTGCGAATGTCGTGCTGACGAGTTACGGACTGGTCCGAAGCGAAGAGGAACGCTTTGCCGGCATCACCTGGAATACCCTCGTGCTCGATGAGGCGCAGACCATCAAAAATCCCGAGAGTCGCATCGCTCAGGCTGTTCAAAAACTGCAGGGAAAGTTTCGGCTCGCGCTGTCGGGAACTCCTGTGGAAAATCGTCTGGATGATCTTTGGAGTCTTTTTGCATTCCTGAATCCAGGCCTGCTGGGAGGGCGCAAGGATTTCCGGGAACGCTTCAGTCGGCCTATCGAGGATGGTCAGGAGGCCGTGGCAGACCGTTTGAGACAGATCATAAAACCCTTTATTTTAAGGCGTCTCAAGCGTGATGTGGCCCCTGAGTTGCCACCGCGCATCGAAAAAGTTTTGTATGCCGAACTCTGGCCGGAAGAACGTGAGCTTTATTCCGCACTGCAGGCGGCCACGCGCCGTGATGTGGTCGAGAAACTTCAGGCGGGCGGCTCGGTGATCGAGGCCCTCGAAGCTCTGCTCAGAATGCGGCAGGCCTGCTGTCATCCCGCGCTGCTGCCTCAGCAGTCTGCACCGCATTCCTCGAAACTCACCGTTTTGATGGAAAGTCTGGAGGTGGCTCTGGCAGAGGGACACAAGGCTTTGGTCTTCTCGCAGTGGACCAGCCTTCTCGATCTTTTGGAACCGATCCTGCAAACAGCGGGCATGCGCTATCTTCGATTGGACGGCAGCACGAACGATCGCCAGGCCGTGGTCGATGCCTTTCAAAATCCCGATGGTCCTCCGGTCCTGATCATGTCGCTGAAAGCCGGAGGCGTGGGTCTGAACCTGACCCAGGCCGATCATGTGTTCATCCTCGATCCCTGGTGGAACCCTGCGGCGCAGGATCAGGCTGCGGATCGCGCGCATCGCATTGGGCAGGACCGCACGGTCATGATTCATCCCATCGTGGCCCTGGATAGCGTCGAGGAAAAAATACTGGAGCTGCAGGCTGCAAAGCGCGCCCTGGCGGCCGCTGCGGTCGGCGAAGGAGCGGCGATTCCGTCCCTGTCCCGCAACGAGCTTCTGGAACTTCTCGCTTGAGCACGCAAAACAGCCTGGTTTTATCAAAAAACCAGGCGCCCCCTTATCCAAAGGGGTCAACTCCCTACCGTAATCCGCCGATATCTCAGGCAAGGCCCAGCTCTTTCCGGCCATGACAGAGGAGTGGTTTCACCTTGGGAAACTATGATAAAGACCTCAGCGTTCTGGTGCTGTCGGCGCACAAGGATCATGCGGAAACAATCCTGAAAGCGCTCAAAAAACTGGAACTGAATAAAATCCATCTGATGGATAACGGCATCGAAGCCCTGCAGAAGATGACCGAACAGAGCTTTGGCTTTTTGATCTGCGATCAGAACATCCGTTTTATCTCCGGCTGGCTCCTGATCAAGGAAATCAAAACCTCGGACCGTATTCCCAACATCCCCGTGATCCTCTTTGGCAAGGATGCCCAGCCGGAAAGCGATGATGTCCTGAAACGCTATGGCCTGATCAAGTATCTGCAGTTCCCTGTGCAGCCTTCAGACCTCGATTTCACGATCCATTCGACGCTTTCCCTTTTCAACACCTCGGGCACGGTGGAAAACAAGTACACCAAAGCCAAGGATTCGCTCCTGAACAATAAATCGAAGGAAGCGATCGAACTTTACTCCGAGCTGCGCGGCCTGACCAAAAACAGCGCGCGAAGCTCGATGGGCCTCGCCCAGGCCTTTCTGCAGGATAAGCAGGCAGCCCAGGCGGACAGGGTGATCGAGGAACTCTCGCGCAGTGATGAGGATTCCCCGGCGCGCTCGCTCCTGCAGGCGAAGATTCATCTGCAGAAAAACGAGTCGGACCGGGCCTTTGATCTTTTGAAAAAAATCCTGGACCAGGTGCCGAACGGTTTCTATTACACCAAGGCCATCAAACTCCTGATGGACTTTCAGCAGTTCCGCAGCGCGGCTCCCTTGTGCCACGCGGCCATGCGGGCTGGAATCGAACGACCGGAATTTCTGCTGTGCCTGGGCAAGGATCGTTACAATGAAGGCGATATGGAAGGCGCGCTGGATTATACTCAGCAGCATGAAAGCTCGTTCGGCATGACCAACGAGATCTATAACCTTCGCGGCGTCTGCTTTAAAAAGCTGGGCGATCATACCCGGGCGATTGAATCGTATGAACAGGCCCTGCGCCTGAATCCCACCGATTCACGCGTCTACTTCAACCTTGCGATGTGTTCGATCCAGATGAAGCGGAATGATGAAGCGGCCCGCTATCTGGAATTCTGCCTTCAGTATTCTCCCAACTTTCCCAAGGCGCGCGAGAAGCTGGATGAACTGCGCAAAAGGAATCCGGCAGCATGAGCGAATTTGGATCGGCCCTGGATGATGATATTCTGAACGACCTGCTCGGAAGCGGCGGGACGGACTATGAGCTGCGTCTGGTGGCGGTGACCGATCGCGGCGCGCGGGACCTCGTCCAGACCTTTCAAGCGCAGAATCCGACCATCCAGGTGACGGCGGCTCACTACGAAGACGATGTCCGCATCTTTCTGGAGGATGCAGATATCGTACTTTTGGAGTGCCGCATTCTGGAAGGGTTCAAGGATCTGAAACTCATCAATTCCATCCGCCAGATCAGGCCCTTGATTCCGATCGTGGCCATCAGCAGCAACATGGACGCGGAATTCATGGTCGCCGCCTATGAAACAGGCGTCTCCGACTACATCAGCGTCAGCACCTTGCCCGAACTTTTGCTGGCGAAGCTCCGCACCCTGCATCGGATGGCGGAAGCCACGCGCTTTCTGGAAACCAAGAACAAGGAAGTCGTCGACACCATGCAGTCGCTGCGACATTCCAAGGAAAAGTTGAAGTCCGAAATCAATTCCCGCATCAATGCCGAAACCCAGAAGGAGTTCGCCCAGGAACTGGCGACGATCCTGAAGCAGAATAAAGAGATCCTGGATAACCTGAGGGAAGCCTTTTTCATCATCAAAAAAGATCTGACCATTGCACCGACCACATCCGCATCCTGCCGCGTCCTCTTCGGTCGCGATCCAGGACGAAAGCCCCTGGGCAAAACCCTTGGCTTCCGTGATGAGAAGGAAGAATTTCTGCGCATGTCCCTGGAGCAGCTGTTCGAAGACTTCATGCCCACCGATGTCACGCTGCGCATGTTGCCGCGGCAGGTCATGACGGTGAAGAATCGCAGCCTTGACCTTGCCTACACTCTGATCCGCGATGCACAGAATAAACCCGATCGCGTGATCGTGGTCGCTGCCGATGTTACGGAAACCGTGCTTCAGCAGCAGGCCTATCAGAAACAGCTCGATACCTCGAACTGCCTCTTTTCCATACTGCAGAACCGGGATGCATTCCTGGAATTCCTCGCTGATTTTAAAAATGACCTGCAGACGCTGCGCAGCTCCAAACAGCGTGAAACCTGCATGCGCGTCCTTCATACCATCAAAGGCAACAGCGGGGTCTATAATCTCGATTTCCTGCAAAAGCGCATCCATGCCATGGAAACGATGGTGGCTCAGAAGAAATCGAGTGATGCGGCGTTCTTTGCTTTCATTCAAAAAGCCGCCACCGATATTGAAGAGCAGATGCAGCGTTTTCTGCAGCGGCATCAGAAAATTCTGGACATGGATTACCAGGAATCGCGCCAGGATATTTATACCATGACCGGCGAGCAGCTGCAGGGCCTTCTGACTCTGGCGCGGGATGTGGAAAGTGGCACGCGCAAGGTTCTCATCAAGGAACTGGAAGGCCTTCGCAGCCGCCCCCTCAGCATTCTGACCGCACCGCTTCATAACAGTGTGCATCGGGTTGCGAAAAAGCTGGGCCGGGATATCGACTTTACAATAATCGGCGACGGCTGGCGCACCGATATCGAATCACTTTCGCCTCTTTTCCGAAGCCTGGTGCACCTTGTCAACAACGCCTGCGATCATGGCATTAAATCGCCTGATGATCGTGTGGCCGCTGGGAAGCCTGCCCGCGGGATCCTTAGGCTCAGCATGGGGCCGGATGAGGGCTTCGGCTTGAAAATCGTGATCGAAGATGATGGGGCCGGTATTCACGCTGATCGCATCCTGGAAGTCGCGCGCAAGAAAAATCTTTTGCCCGAGCTGCAGCTGCAAAGATTGAACAGGGATCAGATTCACGCTCTTATTTTCCTGGATGGATTTTCCACCTCGACCGAGATATCGCAGACCTCGGGCCGAGGCGTCGGCATGTCTGCGGTCAAGGCCGAAGTGGAAAAGTTGGACGGTTCGATCACCATTGCCACCAAACCGGGATCAGGCACCTGTTTTACTCTGCGCATTCCCGGTGTGTCCCTGCAGGATCAAAGCGGTAAAGCTGCGTGATGATTACGGCAGCATCAAAGCGGTAAAACTGCCTGATAATCACGGCAGGATGCGCGCAGCGTTTTTGGGAACCGTGACCCCTTCCACCGTTTTCTTGCCATTGCCAAAATTCATAAAGACCCGTGTTCCATCCGGCATAAGCCAAAGCTCGGGAACTTTCTGTTCGGCGGTAAAAAGCCTGTCTTTCATGTTATTCAATTCAGCAGGAATTTCCGCGGGAAAATAGCTGGCGAGCCGCGCAGGCTGACTGGAAAGTCCATTCTGAACCTGCGGCCCCGTATAACCCCAGCCCCAACGTTCAGAATCCAGACGCGGCAGATGATCGGATACCACCATAGCCCCACCCGTCGCGGCCGCCACCCAGGCCCCGGCCTCGACCTCATCGCGAGATAGAGCCCGTAAAAGCGCAGGATCCGCATCACACAGAGTCACCTGGCAATAGGCCTGGCGTCCTGCAACCGAACGCGCCTGGTTCGCAATGAAACTGGGAGCCGGTCGCGGCAGCCCAAGGAACGCTGGTTTGAATGCGATATCACCACCGACACGCCAGGCATCGGCGTATTCCAGCGTGGCAAGCGGAGGCGCCCCGACCGCGAGCAGAAGAATATCATCACCAGCCGCCTCACGAATCAAACGCAGAGCCTCGTGATAAGCCTGCATGCCTGTCCAGGACTGGGCGCGTTTGCCTTCCAAAGCGCCTGCAAACAGGAAGTCAATCTTGAGCGTTTCAACACCGAAGCCTACCAGGCGTTGAATGGTATCCTGCAGATGTGCCGCCACCACAGGCTGCGATACATCCAAAACCAAAAGATCAACGCCTTTGGGATTTCGATACACAGCGTCTTTAACAAACCACGTGGGATGAAGACGGGCGATTTCACTCGCAGGGTTTGCAAGCAAAGGCGCAATCCAAAGGCCCATATGCATATCCGCGGCCTTGAGGGTTTGCACGAGCCCCTTCACACCCGAAGGAAATTTTGCATTCGGCTCCCAATCTCCCCACTCCTTCTGCCAGCCATCATCCAAAGTGAGAGTCAGCTGCGCATCGGGCCGGCGCGGGCTCCAGAATTTTTGCACGGGCTGAATATTCGCAAGGAAATCCTTTTCGGTCACATCATCCCAAAGGTCATACCATGAATTCCAACCGATCAAAGGCGCCCTTCTGAATTCCTTGCGGCGTGTTTCCAAAGACGCCGCATAAGCGTCCAGATGCTTCTGAAGATCCGGCCCGAGCCCCAGGAACCAGTTTTCCTGAATCCCCTCCCCTGCCTTGAGCCGCAGCTTTTCACCGGCGCCGCTGATCAGCTTCACGCCATAGACATCAGGCCCGCTTTGAAAAAACTGCACATAGGACTTGAGTCGCGCCGCGGTCGTCGCACCGGCCAGAAAACTGGCCTGATCGCTGCCGATGTAACTCATCCACCAGGACAGTTCCTTGCCCCTTCGATAAACTTCATCCTCACCCGTTTTTTGTAGGGCCTCCTGCAGTTTCACGGCCGAGGGTTCCGCAGCCAGCTGAATGATTCCAGTCTGCGACCAGGACTGAAATCCTTGCGAGAGCCAGCCTCGAACGCCTGGAATCCTGAGGCTTCCCTGCAAACCAAAGCCTTGAAATTCAGTATCCCCGGCAGCCTGAAAGGAAAGCGCAAGCTGTGTTCCCAGCGTGCTCAGGGTCATGCGTCCCCGTCCGGGAAAGTCGCAGATCTGGATCTGTTCGCTCACCGAGCAGGATTCCGCAGGGATCCAGTTTCCCCCTTCCCCACGCATAACGGGAGTGAGTTCCAGGTCAAGCCCCCGGGTAAAATCATTCATTCGTACCCGCTGATCCTCGAAAACCAGCGAAGTCGAGCCCTGAGCCAGTCCGCTGACCAGCGTCAACGTCCATAGAAATTTGGTCATGAGGTCCCCCTCATTGAAGTGTTCCTAACCTTATAAACCGTCTTGAAGAAAGCTTCCATTTCGTACCGCTGGCGAGCAAAGAATTCATGCTTATGGTAGGATATCCTTTCCATCATCATGACGAGGATAACGCTTATGACGGCTGTGCATCCGATCCCACATCCTCCGCGTCTCCCCATTATCGGTAACCTGCCTCAGGTTTTTGGTGACACCATCGTCCAGGAGCTGGTGGCTCTCGCCAGGCAGTATAGCCCCATCTATGAGCTGGTGATCCCCGGCACGCGCTTTTATGTGGTGAGCAGTCATGAGCTGGTCAAGGAACTCTGCGATGAAAAGCGCTTTCATAAAGCCACGCATGGCCTTCTGATCGAAATTCGGCGTTTTGCGGGTGATGGCCTGTTCACAGCCCTTCCAGGTGAGCCCAACTGGAGCAAGGCCCATAATATACTCCTGCCCGGCTTTGGTCTGAAGCAGATGAAAGAATATCTGCCGAAGATGATCGAAGTCGCCGAGCAGCTCCTTCAAAAATGGCAGGTGGTCGGGGAGCGCGGGATCGACGTCTCGGGCGACTTCACCCGTATGACGCTCGACACCATCGCGCTCTGTGGTTTTGATTATCGCTTTCGATCGTTCGCGTCGGAACAGCTCCATCCTTTTTTGGATGCGATGCTCCTGGGCCTGCAGGATTCCCAGGCGCGGTTGAAGCGCACCAAGCTGCAAAAAGCCCTGGATAAAAGAGCCGATCGGCAATTCAATGCCGGGCGTGATCTTATGTTTCGCGTCGTGGATGAGCTGCTCGCGGAACGGCATAAGAATATCGATAAGTTCAAGGACAAGGTCGACTTTCTGTCTTTGATGCTGAATGGTGTGGATAAAAAATCCGGTGAAAAGCTCGATTTCGAGAACATCCGCTATCAGCTCATCACATTTTTGATCGCCGGCCATGAAACCACGAGTGGTCTTCTCTCGTTTGCCACCTACTTCCTGGTCAGCCATCCCGAGGTCATGTCCAAAGCCGTCGAGGAGGTGGATCGTGTTCTGGGACGTGATCCGGATTATCGGCCAAGCTTCAAGGACGTCGGCGAACTGAAATATCTGAATCGCGTGCTGCGGGAAACGCTTAGGCTCTGGCCCACCGCACCGGCTTTCGCCCGCACGCCCTATGAAGACACCATCATCGGTGGCCGCTACGAAATCAAAAAGGGCGAGGAGGTTCTAGTCCTTCTTCCGTCCCTGCATCGGGATCCGGCCGTCTGGAAGGATCCTGAAGTCTTTGATCCCGAACGTTTCGCAGCGGGTGCCGAGGATAAAATACCGGAATACGCCTGGCGTCCCTTTGGAACCGGGGCGCGCTCATGCATCGGTCAGCATTTTGCGATGGTCGAAGCCACCGTGGCCCTGGCTCTGATTCTGAAGCATTTCGAAATCAAAGGCGAACCCGACTATCAGCTGAAGATCAAGGAAACGGTGACCCTCAAGCCCGCTGACTTTCGCATCAAAGCCCTGCTGCGACTTCCGCTGCATCGGCCGCCCGTGGCTTTAAAGCCCGAGGATCGTCCGGCGCCCGTGGTCAAAGACGAAATGGAAACGCCCCTGCCGCGGCATGGAACTGCCCTCGCGATTTATTATGGATCGAATATGGGAAGCAGTGAAGAGCTGGCCCATAGGCTCGGTGAACAGGGTCGACGCCTGGGCTTTGTTTCCCGTGTGGCCGCGCTGGATGAAGCCGTCAATGCGCTGCCGAATTCCGGCATTGTTCTGATCGTGACAGCGACCTATAACGGGATGCCACCCGACAATGCCCTTCGGTTTGCGACCTGGATAAAATCAGAGACTTTCCGCGCCGATGGGCTTCGCTTCGCGGTCCTGGGTTGCGGCAATACTCAGTGGAAAACCTTTCAGGCCTTTCCAAGGGAAATTGATCGCGTTCTTGCCGAGCGCGGGGGCATTCGGATTTTGAAGGCCGGTGAAGCGGATGCGAACGCTGACTTTGAAAATGGCTGCGAGCAGTTCACGCGAAATTTCTGGAAGGAAACATTTGAAGAACTCGAAATGGAACTTCCAGCCCGCATAGTCACAAGGCCCAGCTCCCGCCGCTATCAGGTGCAGGTCGTGCAGCATTCGCCGCTGCGTCCCCTGCATGCCAGCTACCAGGCGAAATCCTTCCGGGTAACGGCCAATCATGAACTGCAAAAAGTGGCTGATGATGGCGGCGCGGAACGTTCCACGCGGCACATCGAACTGCAGCTGCCTGAAGGCATCAGCTATCGCGTCGGGGATCATCTCGGTGTCTTTGCCCACAATCGTGAACATGTGGTCGAGGCTGTGGCCCTGCGACTCGGTTATGCGACCGATACACTGGTGACCCTGGAACAGTCGCAGAATGATGGCGGCTTCCTTCCCACAGGCCGGCCGGTGGCTCTGGGCAAAATCCTGCGTGAGTAT from Oligoflexus sp. includes these protein-coding regions:
- a CDS encoding tetratricopeptide repeat protein, which codes for MGNYDKDLSVLVLSAHKDHAETILKALKKLELNKIHLMDNGIEALQKMTEQSFGFLICDQNIRFISGWLLIKEIKTSDRIPNIPVILFGKDAQPESDDVLKRYGLIKYLQFPVQPSDLDFTIHSTLSLFNTSGTVENKYTKAKDSLLNNKSKEAIELYSELRGLTKNSARSSMGLAQAFLQDKQAAQADRVIEELSRSDEDSPARSLLQAKIHLQKNESDRAFDLLKKILDQVPNGFYYTKAIKLLMDFQQFRSAAPLCHAAMRAGIERPEFLLCLGKDRYNEGDMEGALDYTQQHESSFGMTNEIYNLRGVCFKKLGDHTRAIESYEQALRLNPTDSRVYFNLAMCSIQMKRNDEAARYLEFCLQYSPNFPKAREKLDELRKRNPAA
- a CDS encoding glycoside hydrolase family 36 protein, coding for MTKFLWTLTLVSGLAQGSTSLVFEDQRVRMNDFTRGLDLELTPVMRGEGGNWIPAESCSVSEQIQICDFPGRGRMTLSTLGTQLALSFQAAGDTEFQGFGLQGSLRIPGVRGWLSQGFQSWSQTGIIQLAAEPSAVKLQEALQKTGEDEVYRRGKELSWWMSYIGSDQASFLAGATTAARLKSYVQFFQSGPDVYGVKLISGAGEKLRLKAGEGIQENWFLGLGPDLQKHLDAYAASLETRRKEFRRAPLIGWNSWYDLWDDVTEKDFLANIQPVQKFWSPRRPDAQLTLTLDDGWQKEWGDWEPNAKFPSGVKGLVQTLKAADMHMGLWIAPLLANPASEIARLHPTWFVKDAVYRNPKGVDLLVLDVSQPVVAAHLQDTIQRLVGFGVETLKIDFLFAGALEGKRAQSWTGMQAYHEALRLIREAAGDDILLLAVGAPPLATLEYADAWRVGGDIAFKPAFLGLPRPAPSFIANQARSVAGRQAYCQVTLCDADPALLRALSRDEVEAGAWVAAATGGAMVVSDHLPRLDSERWGWGYTGPQVQNGLSSQPARLASYFPAEIPAELNNMKDRLFTAEQKVPELWLMPDGTRVFMNFGNGKKTVEGVTVPKNAARILP
- a CDS encoding SNF2-related protein, which encodes MEDLFEAIRENASKDAWSRGVELARQDAVTGDRSTDEEIILRVLDRKTGVSAVITLLPDDLDWNRDCACKVDPCPHVAAAIIALKRAHEQGQELPKSKTAAGTIVHALTRDHGALHFERVINLDGQLQLLTTPLTSISTGRVTSVPVTPTKVDLAVESALQGDRRGRLQAATFARILPLLIEAEVTLDGQPCAVKREPLGLVIAIRDEGIGIHVLGKRDARIIETFSNGAVLSAEGLHPQAEIQLDPEERQMLVNGFHVPLRDLEKFSSETLPKWERRFRIENTASNMPKFVDAEARLDLYLEARGHELWLQPGLVYGDPPIARIRDGVFRPTGSEVPIRNPDRERKLKDDLWRQWGMELYQGRLYAAPEAIRMVEHFKNWDGAISGDGFRHFRKMGRLKADVSWRNGRLELDMELEASPGKNQVDGAAALKAWERGESLVPLLDGGFAELPQDWFARFGKMVLDLLLAQENKESLPKAALPQVIQLFEEQGKASPPDLAAFRRLRHFDFHKADVRLPPHFKAELRAYQKQGVAWLQHLKALELGALLADDMGLGKTVQAIATLSPEGNLIIAPTSVLPNWKRELERFRPDLRVVIYHGPQRQWNPSANVVLTSYGLVRSEEERFAGITWNTLVLDEAQTIKNPESRIAQAVQKLQGKFRLALSGTPVENRLDDLWSLFAFLNPGLLGGRKDFRERFSRPIEDGQEAVADRLRQIIKPFILRRLKRDVAPELPPRIEKVLYAELWPEERELYSALQAATRRDVVEKLQAGGSVIEALEALLRMRQACCHPALLPQQSAPHSSKLTVLMESLEVALAEGHKALVFSQWTSLLDLLEPILQTAGMRYLRLDGSTNDRQAVVDAFQNPDGPPVLIMSLKAGGVGLNLTQADHVFILDPWWNPAAQDQAADRAHRIGQDRTVMIHPIVALDSVEEKILELQAAKRALAAAAVGEGAAIPSLSRNELLELLA
- a CDS encoding ATP-binding protein, which produces MSEFGSALDDDILNDLLGSGGTDYELRLVAVTDRGARDLVQTFQAQNPTIQVTAAHYEDDVRIFLEDADIVLLECRILEGFKDLKLINSIRQIRPLIPIVAISSNMDAEFMVAAYETGVSDYISVSTLPELLLAKLRTLHRMAEATRFLETKNKEVVDTMQSLRHSKEKLKSEINSRINAETQKEFAQELATILKQNKEILDNLREAFFIIKKDLTIAPTTSASCRVLFGRDPGRKPLGKTLGFRDEKEEFLRMSLEQLFEDFMPTDVTLRMLPRQVMTVKNRSLDLAYTLIRDAQNKPDRVIVVAADVTETVLQQQAYQKQLDTSNCLFSILQNRDAFLEFLADFKNDLQTLRSSKQRETCMRVLHTIKGNSGVYNLDFLQKRIHAMETMVAQKKSSDAAFFAFIQKAATDIEEQMQRFLQRHQKILDMDYQESRQDIYTMTGEQLQGLLTLARDVESGTRKVLIKELEGLRSRPLSILTAPLHNSVHRVAKKLGRDIDFTIIGDGWRTDIESLSPLFRSLVHLVNNACDHGIKSPDDRVAAGKPARGILRLSMGPDEGFGLKIVIEDDGAGIHADRILEVARKKNLLPELQLQRLNRDQIHALIFLDGFSTSTEISQTSGRGVGMSAVKAEVEKLDGSITIATKPGSGTCFTLRIPGVSLQDQSGKAA
- a CDS encoding bifunctional cytochrome P450/NADPH--P450 reductase, which produces MTAVHPIPHPPRLPIIGNLPQVFGDTIVQELVALARQYSPIYELVIPGTRFYVVSSHELVKELCDEKRFHKATHGLLIEIRRFAGDGLFTALPGEPNWSKAHNILLPGFGLKQMKEYLPKMIEVAEQLLQKWQVVGERGIDVSGDFTRMTLDTIALCGFDYRFRSFASEQLHPFLDAMLLGLQDSQARLKRTKLQKALDKRADRQFNAGRDLMFRVVDELLAERHKNIDKFKDKVDFLSLMLNGVDKKSGEKLDFENIRYQLITFLIAGHETTSGLLSFATYFLVSHPEVMSKAVEEVDRVLGRDPDYRPSFKDVGELKYLNRVLRETLRLWPTAPAFARTPYEDTIIGGRYEIKKGEEVLVLLPSLHRDPAVWKDPEVFDPERFAAGAEDKIPEYAWRPFGTGARSCIGQHFAMVEATVALALILKHFEIKGEPDYQLKIKETVTLKPADFRIKALLRLPLHRPPVALKPEDRPAPVVKDEMETPLPRHGTALAIYYGSNMGSSEELAHRLGEQGRRLGFVSRVAALDEAVNALPNSGIVLIVTATYNGMPPDNALRFATWIKSETFRADGLRFAVLGCGNTQWKTFQAFPREIDRVLAERGGIRILKAGEADANADFENGCEQFTRNFWKETFEELEMELPARIVTRPSSRRYQVQVVQHSPLRPLHASYQAKSFRVTANHELQKVADDGGAERSTRHIELQLPEGISYRVGDHLGVFAHNREHVVEAVALRLGYATDTLVTLEQSQNDGGFLPTGRPVALGKILREYIELQEVVTRRHLETMASCCLLQSERQTLLAWAQDSDAGNELYQKEVLNKRRSIYDVLTAFPTCHLPLDAFLDMAAPIRPRYYSISSSPLMQPKTVSLTVGVIAAPSLAQNGTFKGVCSSYLQSREPGDVIFAFVKAPTQPFTLSDDPQKPIIMVGPGTGFAPFRGFLQERRALKNQGRSLGPAFLFFGCRRAEQDFIYQSEMEGFHQEGLVNLQLAFSHDAKSGFRYVQDRIWEQRDSVWELIEKNAVIYVCGDGLHMAPDVRATFLRMHAEKTKSSPEASENWMRKLEEAHRYLVDVFGQKKL